The window GGGCACACAGCTTTGGGTAAGGGGCACACAGCTTTGGGTAAGGGGCACACAGCTTTGGGTAAGGGGCACACAGCTTTGGGTAAGGGGCACACAGCTTTGGGTAAGGGGCACACAGCTTTGGGTAAGCTTTGGGTAAGGGGCACACAGCTTTGGGTAAGGGGCACACAGCTTTGGGTAAGGGGCACACAGCTTTGGGTAAGGGGCACACAGCTTTGGGTAAGGGGCACACAGCTTTGGGTAAGGGGCACACAGCTTTGGGTAAGGGGCACACAGCTTTGGGTAAGGGGCACACAGCTTTGGGTAAGGGGCACACAGCTTTGGGTAAGGGGCACACAGCTTTGGGTAAGCTTTGGGTAAGGGCACACAGCTTTGGGTAAGGGGCACACAGCTTTGGGTAAGGGGCACACAGCTTTGGGTAAGGGGCACACAGCTTTGGGTAAGGGGCACACAGCACACAGCTTTGGGTAAGGGGCACACAGCTTTGGGTAAGGGGCACACAGCTTTGGGTAAGGGGCACACAGCTTTGGGTAAGGGGCACACAGCTTTGGGTAAGGGGCACACAGCTTTGGGTAAGGGGCACACAGGGCGAATCCCaattggctccctattccctatagagtgcactactttatactagaTGCCAAATGGCTCCCCATTCCCTAATagtatccctatgggccctggtcaaaagtagtgcactacatagggaatagggttccatttgagactCACACACAAAAACTGGTTGCTCACTAAGAACGGCCAGAAAACCTCACGTGACGTTGCGAATGAGATGCGATTGTTACCTGTCTCTGGCTATAAGATTCCTTCAGCTTCTTCAGATGGGTCGTCATTTTCACTTTGAAGTGAATTTCACTGTTGTCCTGAGGTTGGAAAAGAATGAATAGATTCCAAGTTAAAACGTTTCAAATTGTAGGTCAACTGATATAAAAATCGGATAAATAATTGACTGTGATAAACCATCCCAGCTATGTAAACTCACAGAGCTACTTTTCACCAGCATCTTCACCATAATTCTCCTTCTCCAAACGTCTTCTTACCTGACCGATCACTTTCAGTTTGATGTACTCTCCATCCTTTTGGTCTCCCCCATCCTGACCTGAAGGTTTCGTGTCCTTCAAGAGAAAGGACATGAAGCTGAGATTGTATTTTAACACAACGGTTACTGTTTTAGTTTGGTCTGCAGACGTTATCGCCCAATGGCTTTTGTTTATATAATGGACCAGGTCATAAATCCTCAAATAAGTTCCTTTATAGGAAACATCCTCACagtatttttaattaatttgacctttttaacctttatttaaccaggcaagtcagttaagaacacattcttattttcaatgacggcctgggaacagtgggttaactgcctgttcaggggcagaacgacagatttgtaccttgtatgTTGTTGGCAGTTTGATAACATTATCTATCTCTGGGCAAAGGAGCGTTATGGGGAAGGGAATTTCAGATAACATAGCTAGCGAATTAGTCTTTttggtctggtctccttcactCCTTCTGTGCACCTTCCTATTTATACACACAAGCCCCTCCCCTGCCCCACCCACACaccccaagcccctcccccttaaaacataaaaaatatatgttttgtcatacccatggtatacgatCTAATTTAACACagctgtcaaccaatcatcattcAGGgctagaaccacccagtttataaagggaattataaactaggtggtttgagccctgaatgcctGACAGCTGTgacatatttgtatttatttttccaTTAGCAACAAGTCATCTTTCAGTTACATATCttaaatacattacaatacattcataacagatttcaaAATATATTAAGTGTGCGCCCTCAGGCCTCTATTCTACGACCACATATCgataacacaaaatccatgtgtacatgtgtgtatagtcagtatgttatcgtgtgtttgtacatgtctatgtttgtgttgcttcacagtccccgctgttccatgagGTGTGTTTTTTCTCAATCTAATTTGACTGTTGGCATGaattacttgatgtggaatagagttgtggaatagagttccatgaagtcatggctctgtgtagtactgtggaatagagttccatgtcgtcatggctctatgtagtactgtggaatagagttccatgtagtcattgctctatgtagtactgt of the Oncorhynchus masou masou isolate Uvic2021 chromosome 10, UVic_Omas_1.1, whole genome shotgun sequence genome contains:
- the LOC135547756 gene encoding small ubiquitin-related modifier 1 isoform X2, translating into MSDTDTKPSGQDGGDQKDGEYIKLKVIGQDNSEIHFKVKMTTHLKKLKESYSQRQLGMEDEDVIEVYQEQTGGLWNN
- the LOC135547756 gene encoding small ubiquitin-related modifier 1 isoform X3 yields the protein MSDTDTKPSGQDGGDQKDGEYIKLKVIGQDNSEIHFKVKMTTHLKKLKESYSQRQGVHMSTLRFLFEGQRISDNHTPKELGMEDEDVIEVYQEQTGGLWNN